From Desulforegula conservatrix Mb1Pa:
ATATCTAATGATATGAATAAATTCCGTACTTTTATGCTTTCGGCATGCTAAGATATTAGATAGATGTGAGGATGTCAAGGCGGTATAGACTCATTTTTTAAATTTGAATCAAATTTCAATAAATAAATTTGTTATTTACAAAACCATTGCTTTCAGCAGGCTATCAATTTCTCTCTCTCCGGCAGAATAGATAGTATCAATAAACGCAACAGAAAAACTTCCCGGCTTTTCTGACACTCCAGCTGAAATTTCAGCGCATAGCCCGTAGAATCCGAATGCTGCAACTGTTGGCTCGAGCAGGTCCCTGCCGGCCACCGAGCAAAAGGCTGCTATGACAGCGGTTAGGCCGCAGCCGGTTCCAGTCACTTTAGTCATGAGAGGATGGCCATTTTTAACGCTGAACGACCGGTTACCATCAGTAATAAAGTCCTCTTCGCCTGATATGGCTATGATGCAGTTTTTTTCTTTAGCGAGCTTTTTTCCTGACTCTATTATTTCATCTGAAACCAATAGAGAAGAATCGACTCCTCTGGTTTTTATGTCAGATGTTGAAAGTGAGAATATTTCAGATGCATTACCCCTTAGGACTGATATATTTAATTCAGACATGATTCTTTTAACAGAATCTGTTCTTAAAGCTGTCGCTCCTGACCCCACAGGATCAAGAACCACAGGAATCCCCTTTTTATTTGCCGCTTTTCCGGCACATATCATTGAGTTTACCCAGTCATCTTCGAGGGTGCCTATATTAAGAACAAGGGCACCTGCAATTGACGCCATCTCCTCCACCTCCTTCATGGAATGCGCCATGACAGGTGAGGCTCCAATTGCAAGCAGTATATTTGCCGTGTGGTTCATAACAACAAAATTTGTGATATTATGAATCAGGGGTTTTTCAGATTTGATTTTCTGGAGAAGTTGATTAGCCAGCTTTTTCATGTTTTAAAAAGCCCTTCCTTAAAGTGCTGCGAGTTTTAAAAAATTTAGCCATGCATTAATCCGGGCACGGCCAGAAATGTATGAAAAAAAGATGCCTGATCAACTCCGGCATCCAGTATTTGCAGTTGCTTCTGGATGCCTGCCCCCAGTTTTCACCGGGGCAGGCTCCACAGGTCATTGGAACGCATTCTATCTGAAGGTTTTCCTCAATATCAGAAAGAAGATCAAGAGGCGCAAGGCCGTCCCTGTCTAACTTATTTATGCCGGAATGACGGACATCGGATTCTTTGCGATCTTTTCAAAGATGAATCATGTCTATTTCTACTGAAGCACATAATCTTGAAAAACATTTATTAGGTATTATAAATCCCCTCAGCATACAACCCTGTTTCTTCCGGTCTCTTTTGCCTCATAAAGATTTTTGTCAGCTCTTTGAAATAATGTGTCGGTGTTGTCGCCTGATTCATATTCTGCCACTCCAAAGCTTGCTGTAACACCACCAATTTTTCCAAAAGGATATTTTTCGATCAGAGATCTTAATCTCTCGGCCAGCCTCGTTGCCCCGGATAAATCAGTTTCAGTTGAAATTATGAGAAATTCCTCTCCGCCTATTCTAAAGAGTGTGTCTGCTCCTCGTATTTCGTTTTTAACAAGCCCTGACAAGGTTTTAAGAACGTGATCTCCTGCCGCATGCCCAAAAACATCGTTGATTTTTTTGAAGTGATCTATGTCAATAGCTATTATTGAAAGAGTCCTGTTGAATTTTTTGGCAATCGTCACTTCCAGTAAAAGAGTCTTTGTGCATTTTCTTCTGTTATAGACCTCTGTTAGACTGTCTGTGTAAGCTTTTTTCAAAAGAAGCCTCGTATCTTTCCATCTTCTGATAGCAAAAATCATAAGATAAAAAGAAAATATTAAAAGAAAGCTTAAAACAATGTCATCAAGTTCCCACTCCTCATGTTTTCTGGAAAACTCGAAGAACAACTCAGCCATTTCAAAATAGATTGCATAAACAAACGTACAAATGGCAGAAGCCCCTAAAACAATGCCATCATTAATTGCATGTCTGTGCTCAAGATATTTTCTTTTTAATGAGTGCATATATTCGATATTTTTTATATGAGGTTGTTGTCCCCAATGTAAATACGGCATCATGAATTCGGGACAGAATTGAAGTGTATTATAGGTTGTTTTAAATGGATAGATTGAGTATTGCCTATTTTTTTTTGCTAAAGCAACAGCGATCACAGTCAACTTCTGGTAGAGGAAGTTGTTCTAATAAACCAAGTTTTTTGTTGAAATTTCCTGTCCTTTGAATTTAATTCAATGGCTTTTTATAATTATAATCTTATCGGTAAAATTAATGAGCGAAAAAAGACAGATATTCAAAGCCGCCGGAGTCGTGGGTAGCGCCACGTTATTGAGCAGAATACTTGGAATGGTAAGGGATATGGTTGTGGCCGCGGTTTTTGGGGCAGGCCCCGTATCTGACGCATTTTTTGTTGCATTCAGAATCCCTAATCTGATGCGACGGCTCTTTGCTGAAGGTTCTCTTACTGTTTCATTCATACCTGTTTTTACGGATCATCTTGTGAATGATGGAAAAGAAGAGGCTTTCAGGATGGGGCGATCAGCATTCTGGATGTTAGGACTTATTCTTTTTGTATTAACTATACTTGGGATTTCAGGCGCATATTTTGTTGTAAAGATTATTGCACCTGGTTTTGACGGTACATCCGGGAATTTTGATCTTACCGTAAGCCTGACAAGGTATATGTTTCCATATGTTCTTTTTATATGTTTGACAGCACTCTGCACAGGTATTCTGAATTCCCTGAATCACTTTGCGGCTCCTGCGTTCGGCCCTGTATATCTGAACATATGCCTCATTCTGTCCGCACTTTTTTTTAGTCGTTTTCTTGATAAGCCTGTTTATGCTCTTTCGATCGGAGTAATTATCGGAGGAATTGTTCAGCTTGCTGCTTTAATACCTCCACTTTTAAAATTGGGGTTTCGCTTTTTCGGAGAGGTGGATCTTCTCCATAAAGGCGTCAAAAAAGTTGGCAGGATGATGCTGCCGTCGGTGTTCGGTTCCGCCGCTTACCAGTTGGACATGTTAGTAAATACCATGCTTGCATCAATGCTTTCAGCCGGAAGCGTATCCTATCTTTATTATGCTGACAGGCTCGTTCAGTTCCCGCTCGCTCTTTTTGGAGTGTCCGCAGCAACGGTTATTTTACCCACATTAGCAAGGCAGGCCGCCAAAAAGGACATGAAGGGAGTTGCCGAAAGCCTTTCTGAAGGATTCAGGCTGGTTTCTTTTGTAAACCTTCCAGCCATGGCCGGTCTTATTGCCCTGAGCTATCCGATCGTTTCAGTAATCCTTCAAAGAGGAGCTTTTAACCCTGTACAGGCCAAAGCGACTTCTGAGGCTTTGATTTGTTATTCCATTGGATTATGGGCCTTTTCTTCAGTAAGAATAGTTCTCCCTGTTTACTATGCAGTCAAAGACATTAGGACGCCTGCAATATTTACAGGCATAACGGTAGTCTGTGATATTCTGTTTGCCATGTGGCTGATGACATTTCTTGGACATAAAGGCCTTGCTCTTTCTACATCTCTGTCTTCTATGGTAAACTTCTGTCTGCTGACCAACGGAATAAGACCTTTTCTAAAGGATTTTGACTGGAAAGGAACTGTGCTATCCCTTTTAAAGTCAGTTTTCTGTTCGTTTATAATGGGTATTTCGATTTATTATACAGGCTCATATCTGGATAAAATGGCCATTTCTTTTATTGTAAAAGTTGCATTGCTTGCGGCCAATATCCTTTTGGGGATTTTTATTTATACTGGTATGTCATATATGCTTGGTTCAAGAGAGCTTAAAACAATGTATTCAATTATTAGAAGACGGAAATAATGTATTATGTTTGAAATTACGGCAAAACAAAGGCTTTTGATATTCGGGGCATGTTTTTTGCTTGTTTTGCTTTTTCTTGTGATCCTTTTTGGTGAAAAAGGATTCTATGATTATATGTTTTTGAAAAAGCAATACGAGGAAATCGGAAAACAAAACTTGAATCTTGAGGAGGAGGGGAGAAAAACCTACGAAATTATCAAAAGAATGAAAACAGATCTTGATTACATTGAAGAAATAGCCAGACAGCAACTTGGTATGGTTCTTGAGAACGAGATTGTTTATCAGTACCAATCTCAGGAAGCTGATACTGAATCGCAGAGCAAAAACAACGGCAAAGAAAGCGATCAAAAAAAATGACGGACAAATCCGTTTTTAATACAGAAACAGCTGCAAAAATTCTTGAATCAC
This genomic window contains:
- the thiM gene encoding hydroxyethylthiazole kinase; translated protein: MKKLANQLLQKIKSEKPLIHNITNFVVMNHTANILLAIGASPVMAHSMKEVEEMASIAGALVLNIGTLEDDWVNSMICAGKAANKKGIPVVLDPVGSGATALRTDSVKRIMSELNISVLRGNASEIFSLSTSDIKTRGVDSSLLVSDEIIESGKKLAKEKNCIIAISGEEDFITDGNRSFSVKNGHPLMTKVTGTGCGLTAVIAAFCSVAGRDLLEPTVAAFGFYGLCAEISAGVSEKPGSFSVAFIDTIYSAGEREIDSLLKAMVL
- a CDS encoding GGDEF domain-containing protein, with the protein product MHSLKRKYLEHRHAINDGIVLGASAICTFVYAIYFEMAELFFEFSRKHEEWELDDIVLSFLLIFSFYLMIFAIRRWKDTRLLLKKAYTDSLTEVYNRRKCTKTLLLEVTIAKKFNRTLSIIAIDIDHFKKINDVFGHAAGDHVLKTLSGLVKNEIRGADTLFRIGGEEFLIISTETDLSGATRLAERLRSLIEKYPFGKIGGVTASFGVAEYESGDNTDTLFQRADKNLYEAKETGRNRVVC
- the murJ gene encoding murein biosynthesis integral membrane protein MurJ, giving the protein MSEKRQIFKAAGVVGSATLLSRILGMVRDMVVAAVFGAGPVSDAFFVAFRIPNLMRRLFAEGSLTVSFIPVFTDHLVNDGKEEAFRMGRSAFWMLGLILFVLTILGISGAYFVVKIIAPGFDGTSGNFDLTVSLTRYMFPYVLFICLTALCTGILNSLNHFAAPAFGPVYLNICLILSALFFSRFLDKPVYALSIGVIIGGIVQLAALIPPLLKLGFRFFGEVDLLHKGVKKVGRMMLPSVFGSAAYQLDMLVNTMLASMLSAGSVSYLYYADRLVQFPLALFGVSAATVILPTLARQAAKKDMKGVAESLSEGFRLVSFVNLPAMAGLIALSYPIVSVILQRGAFNPVQAKATSEALICYSIGLWAFSSVRIVLPVYYAVKDIRTPAIFTGITVVCDILFAMWLMTFLGHKGLALSTSLSSMVNFCLLTNGIRPFLKDFDWKGTVLSLLKSVFCSFIMGISIYYTGSYLDKMAISFIVKVALLAANILLGIFIYTGMSYMLGSRELKTMYSIIRRRK
- a CDS encoding FtsB family cell division protein translates to MFEITAKQRLLIFGACFLLVLLFLVILFGEKGFYDYMFLKKQYEEIGKQNLNLEEEGRKTYEIIKRMKTDLDYIEEIARQQLGMVLENEIVYQYQSQEADTESQSKNNGKESDQKK